From a region of the Chloroflexota bacterium genome:
- a CDS encoding beta-glucanase, which translates to MTEQPRSFFGSRLIQRVILILAICAVIIPLFASKSSYAAATPRRPFPQHTQYASGTIKPNHRTQAQLDSDVTTFYDVWKSRYVVRAGTSSAGNPYYRISFGSSAPNVTVSEGQGYGMVIMALMAGYDPEAQAIFDGLWEFSRTNPSNIDSRLMGWRIPSDGSGNDSAFDGDADIAYGLILADAQWGSTGRINYASAANTVLDGVLASTIGPNSRLPMLGDWVSPNGSPHSQYTPRPSDFMSSHFRDYRAFTGNTTWDTVLSKTQGVVDSIQAQYSPNTGLMPDFVVQANTTPKPSPANFLESENDGNYYYNSGRVPWRLGADAVIFGDAASLRQAQKISRWIEQATGGTATNIRAGYTLNGTALPDSGYFSTFFAAPFGVAAMTVPTSQQWLNRVYDAVRSNHQDYFEDTVTLQCLLLMSGNYWSPSRSNTSPTATPRPATATPRPATTTPRPATATPRPATATPRPATATPRPATTTPQPATATPRPATATPQPATATPNGVAAWDGNMRAYKVGDRVSYNGRVYRCLQAHTSLSTWTPEAVPALWQAE; encoded by the coding sequence ATGACTGAACAACCACGTTCTTTTTTTGGCTCGCGTTTAATTCAACGAGTTATTTTGATTTTGGCGATCTGCGCAGTGATTATTCCGCTATTCGCCAGCAAATCATCATATGCTGCCGCCACGCCACGTCGCCCGTTTCCCCAACATACCCAATATGCTAGCGGCACGATCAAGCCCAATCATCGTACCCAAGCCCAACTTGATAGCGACGTTACGACATTTTATGATGTTTGGAAAAGCCGCTATGTCGTTCGAGCAGGTACGAGCAGCGCTGGTAATCCTTACTATCGGATTAGTTTTGGCAGCAGTGCGCCCAACGTAACGGTTTCCGAAGGCCAAGGCTATGGCATGGTCATTATGGCCTTGATGGCGGGCTATGATCCCGAAGCCCAAGCAATTTTTGATGGTTTATGGGAGTTTTCGCGCACCAATCCCAGCAATATCGATTCGCGCTTGATGGGATGGCGCATTCCCAGCGATGGCTCGGGCAATGATAGTGCCTTTGATGGCGATGCTGATATCGCCTATGGCCTGATTTTGGCTGATGCCCAGTGGGGTAGCACTGGTCGAATCAATTATGCCAGCGCGGCAAACACGGTTTTGGATGGGGTTTTAGCATCAACAATTGGCCCAAATAGCCGACTGCCAATGTTGGGCGATTGGGTTTCGCCGAATGGTAGCCCGCATAGCCAATATACGCCACGGCCCTCAGATTTTATGTCCAGCCACTTCCGCGATTACCGAGCATTCACTGGCAATACAACCTGGGATACGGTGCTGAGCAAAACCCAAGGCGTAGTTGATAGCATTCAAGCGCAATATAGCCCCAATACTGGCTTGATGCCCGATTTTGTGGTGCAAGCCAACACAACGCCTAAACCATCGCCTGCCAACTTCTTGGAAAGCGAAAACGATGGCAATTATTATTACAATTCAGGTCGTGTGCCATGGCGCTTGGGAGCCGATGCCGTGATTTTTGGCGATGCTGCTTCATTACGTCAAGCTCAAAAAATTTCACGCTGGATCGAGCAAGCCACAGGTGGTACGGCTACCAATATTCGCGCTGGCTATACTTTGAATGGCACAGCTTTGCCCGATAGTGGCTATTTCAGCACCTTCTTTGCAGCACCATTTGGGGTTGCCGCCATGACTGTGCCAACCAGCCAGCAATGGCTCAATCGGGTCTATGATGCGGTTCGGAGCAATCACCAAGATTATTTCGAAGATACCGTAACCTTGCAATGTTTGCTATTGATGTCAGGCAATTATTGGTCACCAAGCCGCAGCAACACCAGCCCAACGGCAACCCCGCGTCCCGCCACGGCAACCCCGCGTCCAGCGACCACAACGCCACGCCCAGCAACTGCGACTCCACGACCGGCCACCGCTACCCCGCGTCCAGCGACTGCAACACCACGTCCAGCGACCACAACGCCGCAACCGGCCACGGCAACGCCACGACCAGCAACTGCGACTCCACAACCAGCAACTGCGACTCCAAACGGCGTTGCAGCGTGGGATGGCAATATGCGGGCTTATAAAGTGGGTGATCGGGTCAGCTACAACGGGCGCGTCTATCGCTGTTTACAAGCGCATACCTCGTTATCCACTTGGACTCCTGAGGCTGTTCCTGCCTTATGGCAAGCTGAATAA